A section of the Castanea sativa cultivar Marrone di Chiusa Pesio chromosome 12, ASM4071231v1 genome encodes:
- the LOC142618217 gene encoding zinc transporter 8-like, whose product MAKFQQLLITLFCILLLLPSSVFGECTCDNEDEVEDKSQALKYKIVGFVAILLASALGVCIPLLGRTVPALRPEKDIFFLIKAFAAGVILSTGFIHVLPDAFENLTSPCLNESPWQDFPFTGFVAMMSAIGTLMVDSFATSYYKNSQSDKVQQEIGDSEKEGEQEGPLHVHTHTTHGHSHGSATLLLNSATSDLMRHRVITQVLELGIVVHSVIIGISVGASMNPETIKPLVGALTFHQFFEGMGLGGCITQAKFKSKAVAIMSIFFSLTTPVGIVIGLAISSGYSESSPTALIVQGVFDSASAGILIYMALVDLLGADFMSERMQNNGMLQIGANVALLLGAGLMTLLAKWA is encoded by the exons ATGGCCAAGTTTCAACAACTCCTTATCACACTCTTTTGCATTCTCTTGCTACTCCCATCTTCGGTTTTTGGAGAGTGCACTTGTGATAACGAGGATGAAGTAGAAGACAAGTCCCAAGCTCTCAAATATAAAATAGTTGGTTTTGTTGCCATACTTCTAGCGAGTGCACTTGGGGTTTGTATTCCATTACTTGGAAGGACAGTACCAGCTTTGCGACCCGAGAAGGACATCTTCTTCCTAATCAAGGCTTTTGCTGCCGGTGTGATATTGTCAACCGGCTTCATCCATGTACTCCCCGATGCTTTCGAGAACTTGACGTCGCCATGTCTGAATGAGAGCCCGTGGCAGGATTTTCCATTCACGGGATTCGTGGCGATGATGAGTGCAATTGGAACTTTAATGGTTGATTCCTTTGCGACTTCTTATTACAAGAACTCTCAATCGGACAAGGTTCAGCAGGAGATTGGAGATTCGGAGAAGGAAGGAGAACAGGAGGGTCCCTTACACGTTCATACGCATACAACTCATGGTCATTCTCATGGTTCAGCTACTTTGCTTCTCAATTCGGCAACATCAGACCTTATGAGGCATCGTGTCATAACGCAG GTTTTGGAGTTGGGGATTGTGGTACATTCAGTCATAATTGGAATTTCAGTGGGAGCTTCTATGAATCCCGAAACAATAAAGCCTCTTGTAGGTGCATTGACCTTCCATCAATTTTTTGAGGGCATGGGACTTGGTGGATGCATCACTCAG GCAAAATTCAAGAGCAAAGCTGTTGCAATTATGTCAATATTCTTCTCCCTTACAACCCCAGTTGGGATTGTAATTGGACTAGCAATATCTAGTGGTTACAGTGAGAGCAGCCCAACTGCTCTAATAGTTCAAGGGGTTTTTGATTCGGCATCAGCTGGGATCTTAATCTATATGGCGCTTGTGGATCTTCTTGGGGCGGATTTTATGAGCGAAAGGATGCAAAACAATGGAATGCTTCAAATAGGAGCAAACGTAGCACTTCTTCTTGGGGCTGGTCTTATGACTCTCTTGGCCAAATGGGCTTGA